The Rubricoccus marinus nucleotide sequence ATGGGAACGGCGCCTTTGAGGCCGCCCCACGAGAGGAACGCAACCTCGCGCGCGTCAAACCCGAACGGGAGAACGGACGCGGCGACCGCCAGAGGCCGGGCGACAAAGACGAGCACGAGGGCGATCGCGAGCCCCTCTGGCGCCACGTCGATAAGGCGGCTCGGGAAGCTGAGCAGGCCCAGCAGCACGAACAGCGCGATCTGGGACAGCCACGCCGCCGCGTCGAGGACGAGAAGGGTTCCGCGCCGGAACACGAGGCGGCCGTTGCCGAGCACGATCCCCGCGAGGTAGACGGCGAGAAAGCCGCTGCCGCCTAGGACGGCCGCGCCTCCAAAGGCGATAAGCCCGAAGGAGGCCGCAAGCACGGGGTAGAGCCCCGGCGCGTCCAGCCCGGCGCGCTCGACGGCCCACGACGCCACCCGCCCCACGCCGAGCCCGACGGCGGCCCCGACGCCGAACTGCAGCACAAGCAGAAGAACGAGCGACCCCACCGATCCGGCTGTCCCCGCAGCCAACCCCGTCAGCCCGACTGTGAGGAACAGGGCCATCGGGTCGTTCGAGCCGCTCTCGACCTCGAGCGTGGCTCCGAGCCGATCGGGAAGCTTGAGGCCGCTGGCGCGGAGGACGGAGAACACCGCCGCGGCGTCCGTCGAGCCGACAATGCCGCCCAAGAGCATGCCGTGCAGGAGCGGGAGGTTGAGCACCCAGGCCGCCGCCAGGCCGGTCAAGCCCGCCGTGAGCGCCACGCCGACGGTCGAGAGCGAGAGCGCGGGCCGCCACGCCGTGCGGACCGAGGCGAGGCTCGTTTGCAGCCCGCCGTTGAACAGGATGAGCGCGAGTGCCACCGTACCCAACCCGTTCGCGAGCGCGTAGTCCTCGAACGCCACGCCACCGAGTCCCTCGGAGCCGGCCGCCATTCCCACGCCCATAAACAGAACGAGAACGGGCAAGCCGAGACGCGCAGAAATCCGGCTCGACGCGACGCCGAGGGCGACCAGCGCCCCGACGAGGAGCATCCCGGCGGCGACAGACGGCATGACGTGAGAGGGAGGCGGAGAGGGAGCGAAAACAACCCTCTACGGGCGTCCCCACCGTTGGTGCCTCTGGCGCGTACCCGTTTCTCGTGTGGACGCCGTGCCGAGCGCCGTCTCGCCACGCCTCTGGCGCCAGAGGCCTACGCCTCTGGGCTACGCCCGGCGCCCTCGCCCTCCACCCAGGCCACGGCGTGCTTCATGAGCTCGGTCCCGTTCGCGAGACCCAGCTTTGTTTTGATCCGCGCCCGGTAGCTCTCGACGGTTTTGACGCTGAGGTGCAGCCGCTCGGAGATCTCGCGCGATGGAATCCCGCGCCCGGTCATTTCGAAGACCTCCAGCTCGCGGTCGCTCAGCACTTCCAGCGGCGACTGCGTCGCGTCCTTGCGGCCCATCGCGGCGCCGAAGAGCAACTTGTCCTTGAGCTCTTCCGAAAGGTGGATGCCGCCGCGGAGCACGCGCCGGACCGCGCCCACGATCTCGTCGCCCGCGCGGAGCTTGGAGACGTAGCCTCTGGCGCCTGCGCGGACGGCGCGCTCGGCGTAGAGCTCCTCGTCGTGGCGGGAGACGACGAGAACGGGGAGGTCGGGGTCGCGCGCGAGGAGGTGCTTGAGAAGCTCCAGGCCGTTCATGCCCGGTAGCGAGATGTCCACGATCGCGAAGTCGGGCGCGGCGCTGTCGTAGAGGTCGAGCGCCTCTTCGGCGTCCGAAGCCTGAGCGGCGATCTCGAGGTCGGGCTCGGCGCCGAGCGTCATCGCGAGACCCTGGCGCAGGAGCGGGTGGTCGTCGACGAGGAGGATGCGGGTCATGTCAGGCAAGGGAAAGGGGAACGGTACAGGTCACGACCGTCCCGCGCTCGGCGCCCGGACGGATCTCCAGCGTGCCCCCGGCGAGGTGCGCGCGGTAGTGCATGATGCGGAGGCCCATGCCGCGGTGGTCGGCCGGGCGCGCGGGGGCCGAGACGCTGCGCGTGACGCCAGAGGCCGCGTCGCTAGAGGCCCGCGTGGGGGGCGCCTCTGGCGAGAGCCCATCCTCGGTTTCGAGCACGCCACCTGGGCGCAGCGACTCCTTAAAGCCGACGCCGTCGTCCTCGACGCGGAGGCGGAGCTGGTCCGCTCCGCGGATGAGGCGCACGCGGATGGACTGCGCGCGCCCGTGCTGGGCGGCGTTGGAGACGGCCTCTTGCGCGATGCGGAACAGGTGGGTGGCGGCGACGCCGGAGAGCGCGGCCGCGCCGTCCACGCCCGAGCCTTCGGACTCCGCGCGGACCTCGGCGCCGTACAGCTGGCGGGCGCGCTCGGCCATGCGCTCCAGCGCCGCGGCCAGGCCGTTCTCCTCCAGCTCTACCGGCACCAGCGAGCGCGCGATAAGGCGGGCGTGGGCGTCGGCCTCGTCCACGACCGCGACCACGTGGCGGGCCGCCTCGGCCGAGCCGGAGTCCTCGCGATCGAGCTGGCGCACGAGGCCTCTGGCGAAAAGCCCGATGCCGGTCAGCGTTTGGCCCAGCCCGTCGTGTAGGTCCTGGCCGATGCGGCGGCGCTCGTCCTCGGCGATGCGGAGCACCTCTTGCTCCAGCGCGCGCCGCTCCGAGATGTCGCGCACGAGGCCGACGAACATCCGCGCGCCGCTCGCGAGGCGTACCTCGCTGACGGCGAGGTCCATCGGGAACGTCGCGCCAGAGGCCCGCCGTCCGGTCACCTCGCGGCCGATGCCGATGATGCGCCGCACGCCCGTCTCCAGGTACGCGCCGATGTAGCCGTCGTGCTCGGAGTGGTACGGCTCGGGCATGAGCACGTGGATGTTCTGGCCGCGAACGTCGGCCTCGTCGTAGCCGAAAATCCGCTCCGCGCCGGGGTTGAACGTCTCGATCCGGCCGCGCTCGTCGATGGTGATGACGCCGTCCACCGAGGTCTCGACGACGGCACGGGCGCGGTCCTGGCTTTCGGCGAGGTCGTGCCTCTGGCGGTCCAGCGCGAGGCGCGAGTGCAGCACGGACGCCGCCGCGCGGACGAACGCTTTCTCGTCGTCGTCCAGCCGCCGCCCGAGGACGGCCAGGAGCGCCAGAGGCTCGTGCTTGGAGCCGATGCGCAGCAGCGTCGCCGGGCCGCCGAGCCCCGGCAGGTGCTCGGACTCGACGGGCGCGTCGTGCGCCAGCGCCTCAGCGTACGGCCCCTCGAACGCGATCGCGGCCTCTGGCGGCTCAATGCCAGAGGCGACGACGAGGTGGAGCGCGCGCGTCCCGGCGTCCAGGTTGCCGCCAGAGAAGACGGCGGCGCCCGCGCCGAGCGCTTCGGCGACGGCCTCGACGGTGGAACGGGCCAGCACGTCGGCGTTGCCAAAGGCCGCGTCTGCGAGCGCAGCCGTGGCGAGCTCGGCGAGGGGGACGGCGAGGTCCGGGCGGAGGGCGTCTAAACTCATGCGGCCAAGCTAGGACAGACGCTCACGCCGGGATCGCGAGCGGCTCGGCCTCGATCCGCTCGCGCGCGCCGTCGCGCCGGATCACCTCCAGCGTGAACGGCTCCTCCCCGCCG carries:
- a CDS encoding potassium/proton antiporter produces the protein MPSVAAGMLLVGALVALGVASSRISARLGLPVLVLFMGVGMAAGSEGLGGVAFEDYALANGLGTVALALILFNGGLQTSLASVRTAWRPALSLSTVGVALTAGLTGLAAAWVLNLPLLHGMLLGGIVGSTDAAAVFSVLRASGLKLPDRLGATLEVESGSNDPMALFLTVGLTGLAAGTAGSVGSLVLLLVLQFGVGAAVGLGVGRVASWAVERAGLDAPGLYPVLAASFGLIAFGGAAVLGGSGFLAVYLAGIVLGNGRLVFRRGTLLVLDAAAWLSQIALFVLLGLLSFPSRLIDVAPEGLAIALVLVFVARPLAVAASVLPFGFDAREVAFLSWGGLKGAVPITLATFPLLAGVEGAELLFNVVFFVVLVSALAQGWSLSAVARRLGIGRPADPSPPVSVEIHALRHLNGDVVDYTVPPSARVAGQALRDLALPDGAAVMLVVRGEAVIVPRGPTTLRPGDHVFVAVRSDLQPLVDRLFDPAAETPPLAPGLAIEFARSATLGQLHRFFGLPAPTWSERTLGEALGGDEPRVGPFRLSPGTEPDLVRLLVEPPAPPPDAAVESTDAATGDSGALPSDETPLAPKVDSEPPA
- a CDS encoding response regulator transcription factor, whose protein sequence is MTRILLVDDHPLLRQGLAMTLGAEPDLEIAAQASDAEEALDLYDSAAPDFAIVDISLPGMNGLELLKHLLARDPDLPVLVVSRHDEELYAERAVRAGARGYVSKLRAGDEIVGAVRRVLRGGIHLSEELKDKLLFGAAMGRKDATQSPLEVLSDRELEVFEMTGRGIPSREISERLHLSVKTVESYRARIKTKLGLANGTELMKHAVAWVEGEGAGRSPEA
- a CDS encoding PAS domain S-box protein, which gives rise to MSLDALRPDLAVPLAELATAALADAAFGNADVLARSTVEAVAEALGAGAAVFSGGNLDAGTRALHLVVASGIEPPEAAIAFEGPYAEALAHDAPVESEHLPGLGGPATLLRIGSKHEPLALLAVLGRRLDDDEKAFVRAAASVLHSRLALDRQRHDLAESQDRARAVVETSVDGVITIDERGRIETFNPGAERIFGYDEADVRGQNIHVLMPEPYHSEHDGYIGAYLETGVRRIIGIGREVTGRRASGATFPMDLAVSEVRLASGARMFVGLVRDISERRALEQEVLRIAEDERRRIGQDLHDGLGQTLTGIGLFARGLVRQLDREDSGSAEAARHVVAVVDEADAHARLIARSLVPVELEENGLAAALERMAERARQLYGAEVRAESEGSGVDGAAALSGVAATHLFRIAQEAVSNAAQHGRAQSIRVRLIRGADQLRLRVEDDGVGFKESLRPGGVLETEDGLSPEAPPTRASSDAASGVTRSVSAPARPADHRGMGLRIMHYRAHLAGGTLEIRPGAERGTVVTCTVPLSLA